From a region of the Canis lupus dingo isolate Sandy chromosome 5, ASM325472v2, whole genome shotgun sequence genome:
- the MINK1 gene encoding misshapen-like kinase 1 isoform X1: MGDPAPARSLDDIDLSALRDPAGIFELVEVVGNGTYGQVYKGRHVKTGQLAAIKVMDVTEDEEEEIKQEINMLKKYSHHRNIATYYGAFIKKSPPGNDDQLWLVMEFCGAGSVTDLVKNTKGNALKEDCIAYICREILRGLAHLHAHKVIHRDIKGQNVLLTENAEVKLVDFGVSAQLDRTVGRRNTFIGTPYWMAPEVIACDENPDATYDYRSDIWSLGITAIEMAEGAPPLCDMHPMRALFLIPRNPPPRLKSKKWSKKFTDFIDTCLIKTYLSRPPTEQLLKFPFIRDQPTERQVRIQLKDHIDRSRKKRGEKEETEYEYSGSEEEDDSHGEEGEPSSIMNVPGESTLRREFLRLQQENKSNSEALKQQQQLQQQQQRDPEAHIKHLLHQRQRRIEEQKEERRRVEEQQRREREQRKLQEKEQQRLEDRQALRREEERRQAEREQEYIRHRLEEEQRQLEILQQQLLQEQALLLEYKRKQLEEQRQSERLQRQLQQEHAYLKSLQQQQQQQQQQKQQQPGLPTDRKPLYHYGRGSSPADKPAWAREVEERTRMNKQQNSPLAKTKPSSTGPEPPLPQAAPGPPGPLSQTPPMQRPVEPQEGPHKSLVAHRVPLKPYAAPVPRSQSLQDQPTRNLAAFPASHEPDPAVPTPTTTPSARGAVIRQNSDPTSEGPGPGPNPPAWVRPDTEAPPKVPQRTSSIAAALNTSGAGGARPTQAVRARPRSNSAWQIYLQRRAERGTPKSPGPPAQPPGPPNACSNPDLRRSDPSWERPEGALPAHGHLPQAGSLERNRVGASSKLDSSPVLSPGNKAKPDDHRSRPGRPASYKRAIGEDFVLLKERALDDAPRPPKKAMDYSSSSEEVESSEDEDESNGEPSEGSRDPPGARDGDTDSVSTMVVHDVEEIAGTQTPYGGGTMVVQRTPEEERSLLHADSNGYTNLPDVVQPSHSPTESGKGQSPPSKDGGSDYQSRGLVKAPGKSSFTMFVDLGIYQPGGSGDTIPITALVGGEGGRLDQLQYDVRKGSVVNVNPTNTRAHSETPEIRKYKKRFNSEILCAALWGVNLLVGTENGLMLLDRSGQGKVYGLIGRRRFQQMDVLEGLNLLITISGKRNKLRVYYLSWLRNKILHNDPDVEKKQGWTTVGDMEGCGHYRVVKYERIKFLVIALKSSVEVYAWAPKPYHKFMAFKSFADLPHRPLLVDLTVEEGQRLKVIYGSSAGFHAVDVDSGNSYDIYIPVHIQSQITPHAIIFLPNTDGMEMLLCYEDEGVYVNTYGRIIKDVVLQWGEMPTSVAYICSNQIMGWGEKAIEIRSVETGHLDGVFMHKRAQRLKFLCERNDKVFFASVRSGGSSQVYFMTLNRNCIMNW; encoded by the exons GACCCTGCTGGAATCTTCGAGCTGGTGGAAGTGGTCGGCAATGGAACTTACGGACAGGTGTACAAG GGTCGGCACGTCAAGACTGGGCAGCTGGCTGCCATCAAGGTCATGGATGTCACGGAG gatgaggaggaagagatcAAACAGGAGATCAACATGTTGAAGAAATATTCTCACCACCGTAACATCGCCACCTACTATGGGGCCTTCATAAAGAAGAGCCCCCCCGGGAATGACGACCAGCTCTGG CTGGTGATGGAGTTCTGTGGGGCTGGCTCCGTGACAGACCTAGTGAAGAACACAAAGGGGAATGCCCTGAAGGAGGACTGTATCGCCTACATTTGCAGGGAGATTCTCCGG ggtcTGGCCCATCTCCATGCCCACAAGGTGATCCATCGAGACATCAAAGGGCAGAACGTGCTGCTGACAGAGAACGCCGAGGTCAAGCTAG TGGACTTTGGGGTGAGTGCTCAGCTGGACCGCACTGTGGGCAGGCGGAACACTTTCATCGGGACCCCCTACTGGATGGCCCCAGAGGTCATCGCCTGTGATGAGAACCCCGATGCCACCTATGACTACAGG AGTGACATTTGGTCTCTAGGAATCACAGCCATCGAGATGGCAGAGGGGGCCCCCC CTCTGTGTGACATGCACCCCATGCGAGCCCTCTTCCTCATCCCACGGAACCCACCCCCCAGACTCAAGTCCAAGAAATG GTCTAAGAAGTTCACTGACTTCATTGACACGTGTCTTATCAAGACCTACTTGAGCCGCCCACCTACAGAGCAGCTGCTCAAGTTCCCCTTCATCCGGGACCAGCCCACAGAGCGGCAGGTCCGCATCCAGCTCAAGGACCACATCGACCGCTCCCGCAAGAAGCGAGGCGAGAAAG AGGAGACGGAGTACGAGTACAGCGGCAGTGAGGAGGAGGATGACAGCCATGGAGAGGAGGGCGAGCCCAG CTCTATCATGAACGTGCCGGGGGAATCCACACTGCGCCGGGAGTTCCTGCGGCTGCAGCAGGAGAATAAGAGCAACTCTGAGGCtttgaagcagcagcagcagctgcagcagcagcagcaacgaGACCCTGAGGCACACATCAAGCATCTCCTGCACCAGCGCCAGCGCCGCAttgaggagcagaaggaggagcgGCGGCGCGTGGAGGAG CAACAGCGGCGGGAGCGGGAGCAGCGGAAGCtgcaggagaaggagcagcagcGCCTGGAGGACCGGCAGGCCCTGCGGCGGGAGGAGGAGAGGCGGCAGGCCGAGCGGGAGCAG gagtATATTCGTCACAGGCTAGAGGAGGAGCAGCGGCAGCTCGAGATCCTCCAGCAACAGCtgctccaggaacaggccctgcTGCTG GAGTACAAGCGGAAGCAGCTGGAGGAGCAGCGGCAGTCCGAGCGGCTCCAGAGGCAGCTGCAGCAGGAGCACGCCTACCTCAAGtccctgcagcagcagcagcagcagcagcagcagcagaagcagcagcaaccGGGCTTGCCCACCGATAGGAAGCCGCTATACCACTACGGCCGGGGCAGCAGTCCCGCTGACAAGCCTGCTTGGGCACGAGAG GTTGAGGAGAGGACGAGGATGAACAAGCAGCAGAACTCCCCCTTGGCCAAGACCAAGCCaagcagcacagggcctgagcccccccttccccaggccGCCCCCGGGCCTCCGGGCCCCCTTTCCCAAACTCCGCCTATGCAGAGGCCGGTGGAGCCCCAGGAGGGACCGCACAAG AGCCTGGTGGCACACCGGGTCCCACTGAAGCCATATGCAGCGCCTGTACCCCGATCCCAGTCCCTGCAGGACCAGCCCACCCGAAACCTGGCTGCCTTCCCAGCCTCCCATGAGCCTGACCCTGCTGTCCCCACGCCCACCACCACGCCCAGCGCCCGAGGAGCCGTCATCCGCCAGAATTCAGATCCCACCTCCGAAGGGCCTGGCCCCGGCCCAAACCCCCCAGCCTGGGTCCGGCCGGATACTGAGGCCCCCCCCAAG gTGCCTCAGAGGACCTCCTCCATTGCTGCCGCGCTCAACACCAGTGGGGCCGGAGGGGCCCGGCCCACTCAGGCTGTCCGCGCCAG ACCTCGCAGCAACTCCGCCTGGCAAATCTATCTGCAAAGGCGGGCAGAGCGGGGCACCCCCAAGTCTCCAGGGCCCCCCGCTCAGCCCCCTGGCCCGCCCAACGCCTGTAG CAACCCGGATCTCAGGAGGAGCGACCCCAGCTGGGAGCGGCCGGAAGGTGCCCTCCCCGCTCACGGGCACCTGCCCCAGGCTGGCTCGCTGGAGCGGAACCGTGTAGGAG CCTCCTCCAAACTGGATAGTTCCCCAGTGCTCTCCCCTGGGAACAAAGCCAAGCCTGATGACCACCGCTCACGGCCAGGCCGGCCCGCA AGCTATAAGCGTGCCATCGGTGAG gaTTTCGTGCTGTTGAAGGAGCGAGCCCTGGACGATGCCCCACGGCCACCCAAGAAGGCCATGGATTACTCGTCCTCCAGTGAGGAGGTGGAGAGCAGTGAAGATGAGGATGAAAGCAACGGCGAGCCCTCAGAGGGGAGCAGAGACCCCCCTGGGGCCCg CGACGGGGACACGGACAGCGTCAGCACCATGGTGGTCCACGACGTGGAAGAGATAGCTGGGACCCAGACCCCCTATGGGGGTGGCACCATGGTAGTCCAGCGC ACTCCTGAAGAGGAGCGCAGCCTGCTGCATGCAGACAGCAATGGCTACACAAACCTGCCAGATGTCGTCCAGCCCAGCCACTCACCCACCGAGAGCGGCAAAGGTCAAAGCCCCCCATCTAAGGATGGAGGTAGTGAT tACCAGTCTCGTGGGCTGGTAAAGGCCCCTGGCAAGAGCTCATTCACGATGTTTGTGGACCTAGGGATCTACCAGCCTGGAGGCAGTGGGGATACCATCCCCATCACAG ccttggtggggggagagggcgGCCGGCTAGATCAGCTCCAGTACGACGTGCGTAAAGGCTCCGTGGTCAACGTGAACCCTACCAACACCCGCGCCCACAGCGAGACCCCCGAGATTCGCAAGTACAAGAAGCGGTTTAATTCAGAGATCCTCTGTGCAGCTCTTTGGG GTGTCAACCTGCTGGTGGGCACAGAGAATGGCCTGATGCTACTGGACCGGAGCGGGCAGGGCAAGGTGTATGGGCTCATCGGGCGGCGGCGCTTCCAGCAAATGGATGTCCTAGAAGGGCTCAACTTGCTCATCACCATCTCAG GGAAAAGGAATAAACTGCGGGTGTACTACCTGTCCTGGCTCCGGAACAAGATTCTGCACAATGACCCGGACGTGGAGAAGAAGCAGGGCTGGACCACCGTGGGCGACATGGAGGGCTGCGGGCACTACCGCGTGG TGAAGTACGAGCGCATTAAGTTCCTGGTCATCGCGCTGAAGAGCTCCGTGGAGGTGTACGCCTGGGCCCCCAAACCCTACCACAAGTTCATGGCCTTCAAG tcCTTCGCAGATCTCCCTCACCGTCCTCTGCTGGTTGACCTGACTGTGGAGGAGGGTCAGCGGCTCAAGGTCATCTATGGCTCCAGTGCCGGCTTCCATGCTGTGGACGTGGACTCGGGGAACAGCTATGACATCTACATCCCTGTGCAT ATCCAGAGCCAGATCACGCCCCATGCCATCATCTTCCTCCCCAACACTGACGGCATGGAGATGCTGCTGTGCTACGAGGACGAAGGCGTCTACGTCAACACATATGGGCGGATCATTAAGGACGTGGTGCTGCAGTGGGGAGAGATGCCCACCTCTGTAG ccTACATCTGCTCCAACCAGATCATGGGCTGGGGTGAGAAAGCCATTGAGATCCGCTCCGTGGAGACAGGCCACCTGGACGGTGTCTTCATGCACAAACGAGCCCAGAGGCTCAAGTTCCTGTGCGAGCGGAATGACAAG GTGTTTTTCGCCTCCGTCCGCTCTGGGGGCAGCAGCCAAGTTTACTTCATGACGCTGAACCGAAACTGCATCATGAACTGGTGA
- the MINK1 gene encoding misshapen-like kinase 1 isoform X2, which yields MGDPAPARSLDDIDLSALRDPAGIFELVEVVGNGTYGQVYKGRHVKTGQLAAIKVMDVTEDEEEEIKQEINMLKKYSHHRNIATYYGAFIKKSPPGNDDQLWLVMEFCGAGSVTDLVKNTKGNALKEDCIAYICREILRGLAHLHAHKVIHRDIKGQNVLLTENAEVKLVDFGVSAQLDRTVGRRNTFIGTPYWMAPEVIACDENPDATYDYRSDIWSLGITAIEMAEGAPPLCDMHPMRALFLIPRNPPPRLKSKKWSKKFTDFIDTCLIKTYLSRPPTEQLLKFPFIRDQPTERQVRIQLKDHIDRSRKKRGEKEETEYEYSGSEEEDDSHGEEGEPSSIMNVPGESTLRREFLRLQQENKSNSEALKQQQQLQQQQQRDPEAHIKHLLHQRQRRIEEQKEERRRVEEQQRREREQRKLQEKEQQRLEDRQALRREEERRQAEREQEYIRHRLEEEQRQLEILQQQLLQEQALLLEYKRKQLEEQRQSERLQRQLQQEHAYLKSLQQQQQQQQQQKQQQPGLPTDRKPLYHYGRGSSPADKPAWAREVEERTRMNKQQNSPLAKTKPSSTGPEPPLPQAAPGPPGPLSQTPPMQRPVEPQEGPHKSLVAHRVPLKPYAAPVPRSQSLQDQPTRNLAAFPASHEPDPAVPTPTTTPSARGAVIRQNSDPTSEGPGPGPNPPAWVRPDTEAPPKVPQRTSSIAAALNTSGAGGARPTQAVRARPRSNSAWQIYLQRRAERGTPKSPGPPAQPPGPPNACSNPDLRRSDPSWERPEGALPAHGHLPQAGSLERNRVGASSKLDSSPVLSPGNKAKPDDHRSRPGRPASYKRAIGEDFVLLKERALDDAPRPPKKAMDYSSSSEEVESSEDEDESNGEPSEGSRDPPGARDGDTDSVSTMVVHDVEEIAGTQTPYGGGTMTPEEERSLLHADSNGYTNLPDVVQPSHSPTESGKGQSPPSKDGGSDYQSRGLVKAPGKSSFTMFVDLGIYQPGGSGDTIPITALVGGEGGRLDQLQYDVRKGSVVNVNPTNTRAHSETPEIRKYKKRFNSEILCAALWGVNLLVGTENGLMLLDRSGQGKVYGLIGRRRFQQMDVLEGLNLLITISGKRNKLRVYYLSWLRNKILHNDPDVEKKQGWTTVGDMEGCGHYRVVKYERIKFLVIALKSSVEVYAWAPKPYHKFMAFKSFADLPHRPLLVDLTVEEGQRLKVIYGSSAGFHAVDVDSGNSYDIYIPVHIQSQITPHAIIFLPNTDGMEMLLCYEDEGVYVNTYGRIIKDVVLQWGEMPTSVAYICSNQIMGWGEKAIEIRSVETGHLDGVFMHKRAQRLKFLCERNDKVFFASVRSGGSSQVYFMTLNRNCIMNW from the exons GACCCTGCTGGAATCTTCGAGCTGGTGGAAGTGGTCGGCAATGGAACTTACGGACAGGTGTACAAG GGTCGGCACGTCAAGACTGGGCAGCTGGCTGCCATCAAGGTCATGGATGTCACGGAG gatgaggaggaagagatcAAACAGGAGATCAACATGTTGAAGAAATATTCTCACCACCGTAACATCGCCACCTACTATGGGGCCTTCATAAAGAAGAGCCCCCCCGGGAATGACGACCAGCTCTGG CTGGTGATGGAGTTCTGTGGGGCTGGCTCCGTGACAGACCTAGTGAAGAACACAAAGGGGAATGCCCTGAAGGAGGACTGTATCGCCTACATTTGCAGGGAGATTCTCCGG ggtcTGGCCCATCTCCATGCCCACAAGGTGATCCATCGAGACATCAAAGGGCAGAACGTGCTGCTGACAGAGAACGCCGAGGTCAAGCTAG TGGACTTTGGGGTGAGTGCTCAGCTGGACCGCACTGTGGGCAGGCGGAACACTTTCATCGGGACCCCCTACTGGATGGCCCCAGAGGTCATCGCCTGTGATGAGAACCCCGATGCCACCTATGACTACAGG AGTGACATTTGGTCTCTAGGAATCACAGCCATCGAGATGGCAGAGGGGGCCCCCC CTCTGTGTGACATGCACCCCATGCGAGCCCTCTTCCTCATCCCACGGAACCCACCCCCCAGACTCAAGTCCAAGAAATG GTCTAAGAAGTTCACTGACTTCATTGACACGTGTCTTATCAAGACCTACTTGAGCCGCCCACCTACAGAGCAGCTGCTCAAGTTCCCCTTCATCCGGGACCAGCCCACAGAGCGGCAGGTCCGCATCCAGCTCAAGGACCACATCGACCGCTCCCGCAAGAAGCGAGGCGAGAAAG AGGAGACGGAGTACGAGTACAGCGGCAGTGAGGAGGAGGATGACAGCCATGGAGAGGAGGGCGAGCCCAG CTCTATCATGAACGTGCCGGGGGAATCCACACTGCGCCGGGAGTTCCTGCGGCTGCAGCAGGAGAATAAGAGCAACTCTGAGGCtttgaagcagcagcagcagctgcagcagcagcagcaacgaGACCCTGAGGCACACATCAAGCATCTCCTGCACCAGCGCCAGCGCCGCAttgaggagcagaaggaggagcgGCGGCGCGTGGAGGAG CAACAGCGGCGGGAGCGGGAGCAGCGGAAGCtgcaggagaaggagcagcagcGCCTGGAGGACCGGCAGGCCCTGCGGCGGGAGGAGGAGAGGCGGCAGGCCGAGCGGGAGCAG gagtATATTCGTCACAGGCTAGAGGAGGAGCAGCGGCAGCTCGAGATCCTCCAGCAACAGCtgctccaggaacaggccctgcTGCTG GAGTACAAGCGGAAGCAGCTGGAGGAGCAGCGGCAGTCCGAGCGGCTCCAGAGGCAGCTGCAGCAGGAGCACGCCTACCTCAAGtccctgcagcagcagcagcagcagcagcagcagcagaagcagcagcaaccGGGCTTGCCCACCGATAGGAAGCCGCTATACCACTACGGCCGGGGCAGCAGTCCCGCTGACAAGCCTGCTTGGGCACGAGAG GTTGAGGAGAGGACGAGGATGAACAAGCAGCAGAACTCCCCCTTGGCCAAGACCAAGCCaagcagcacagggcctgagcccccccttccccaggccGCCCCCGGGCCTCCGGGCCCCCTTTCCCAAACTCCGCCTATGCAGAGGCCGGTGGAGCCCCAGGAGGGACCGCACAAG AGCCTGGTGGCACACCGGGTCCCACTGAAGCCATATGCAGCGCCTGTACCCCGATCCCAGTCCCTGCAGGACCAGCCCACCCGAAACCTGGCTGCCTTCCCAGCCTCCCATGAGCCTGACCCTGCTGTCCCCACGCCCACCACCACGCCCAGCGCCCGAGGAGCCGTCATCCGCCAGAATTCAGATCCCACCTCCGAAGGGCCTGGCCCCGGCCCAAACCCCCCAGCCTGGGTCCGGCCGGATACTGAGGCCCCCCCCAAG gTGCCTCAGAGGACCTCCTCCATTGCTGCCGCGCTCAACACCAGTGGGGCCGGAGGGGCCCGGCCCACTCAGGCTGTCCGCGCCAG ACCTCGCAGCAACTCCGCCTGGCAAATCTATCTGCAAAGGCGGGCAGAGCGGGGCACCCCCAAGTCTCCAGGGCCCCCCGCTCAGCCCCCTGGCCCGCCCAACGCCTGTAG CAACCCGGATCTCAGGAGGAGCGACCCCAGCTGGGAGCGGCCGGAAGGTGCCCTCCCCGCTCACGGGCACCTGCCCCAGGCTGGCTCGCTGGAGCGGAACCGTGTAGGAG CCTCCTCCAAACTGGATAGTTCCCCAGTGCTCTCCCCTGGGAACAAAGCCAAGCCTGATGACCACCGCTCACGGCCAGGCCGGCCCGCA AGCTATAAGCGTGCCATCGGTGAG gaTTTCGTGCTGTTGAAGGAGCGAGCCCTGGACGATGCCCCACGGCCACCCAAGAAGGCCATGGATTACTCGTCCTCCAGTGAGGAGGTGGAGAGCAGTGAAGATGAGGATGAAAGCAACGGCGAGCCCTCAGAGGGGAGCAGAGACCCCCCTGGGGCCCg CGACGGGGACACGGACAGCGTCAGCACCATGGTGGTCCACGACGTGGAAGAGATAGCTGGGACCCAGACCCCCTATGGGGGTGGCACCATG ACTCCTGAAGAGGAGCGCAGCCTGCTGCATGCAGACAGCAATGGCTACACAAACCTGCCAGATGTCGTCCAGCCCAGCCACTCACCCACCGAGAGCGGCAAAGGTCAAAGCCCCCCATCTAAGGATGGAGGTAGTGAT tACCAGTCTCGTGGGCTGGTAAAGGCCCCTGGCAAGAGCTCATTCACGATGTTTGTGGACCTAGGGATCTACCAGCCTGGAGGCAGTGGGGATACCATCCCCATCACAG ccttggtggggggagagggcgGCCGGCTAGATCAGCTCCAGTACGACGTGCGTAAAGGCTCCGTGGTCAACGTGAACCCTACCAACACCCGCGCCCACAGCGAGACCCCCGAGATTCGCAAGTACAAGAAGCGGTTTAATTCAGAGATCCTCTGTGCAGCTCTTTGGG GTGTCAACCTGCTGGTGGGCACAGAGAATGGCCTGATGCTACTGGACCGGAGCGGGCAGGGCAAGGTGTATGGGCTCATCGGGCGGCGGCGCTTCCAGCAAATGGATGTCCTAGAAGGGCTCAACTTGCTCATCACCATCTCAG GGAAAAGGAATAAACTGCGGGTGTACTACCTGTCCTGGCTCCGGAACAAGATTCTGCACAATGACCCGGACGTGGAGAAGAAGCAGGGCTGGACCACCGTGGGCGACATGGAGGGCTGCGGGCACTACCGCGTGG TGAAGTACGAGCGCATTAAGTTCCTGGTCATCGCGCTGAAGAGCTCCGTGGAGGTGTACGCCTGGGCCCCCAAACCCTACCACAAGTTCATGGCCTTCAAG tcCTTCGCAGATCTCCCTCACCGTCCTCTGCTGGTTGACCTGACTGTGGAGGAGGGTCAGCGGCTCAAGGTCATCTATGGCTCCAGTGCCGGCTTCCATGCTGTGGACGTGGACTCGGGGAACAGCTATGACATCTACATCCCTGTGCAT ATCCAGAGCCAGATCACGCCCCATGCCATCATCTTCCTCCCCAACACTGACGGCATGGAGATGCTGCTGTGCTACGAGGACGAAGGCGTCTACGTCAACACATATGGGCGGATCATTAAGGACGTGGTGCTGCAGTGGGGAGAGATGCCCACCTCTGTAG ccTACATCTGCTCCAACCAGATCATGGGCTGGGGTGAGAAAGCCATTGAGATCCGCTCCGTGGAGACAGGCCACCTGGACGGTGTCTTCATGCACAAACGAGCCCAGAGGCTCAAGTTCCTGTGCGAGCGGAATGACAAG GTGTTTTTCGCCTCCGTCCGCTCTGGGGGCAGCAGCCAAGTTTACTTCATGACGCTGAACCGAAACTGCATCATGAACTGGTGA